CTATGCTAAAAGTGTTGATTTTTCTAACGTAGAACCTGTTGTAACCTATGGTTCAGCAAAAGATATGATGTGCAAAGACTTACCAGAGAAATATGCTGTTGATTTGATCATGGTAGGGCAATCGGGCTTAAATGCTGTAGAACGGTTAATGATTGGCAGTGTTAGTAGCTACATCATTCGTCATGCACCATGTGACGTGTTGATCGTCCATCCTGAGAAGAAAAAATAAATAGTAACTATACAATAGGTGAAGCAAGGCGTAACCGTTTTGTTTCACTTATTTTTTTCTGGAACAACAATCGCTAAGAAAAAATATCATGCAGTGAAGTTACCTTTTTGTTAAAATAGGACAAAAGAGAGCGTCTATTGTAAGATAGTCGCTTGAAAAATGATAAAAATGGAGTGAGTTATAAAAATGATTTTTGCTTATAATAAGGAACATGTTGGCGATGTCTTGATGGTCATCGTAGCAGACGATAAAGGTCAAGAAAATCGTGTGGAACGTAAAGGGAATGTGTCACAAGTAAGTGTAGTTGAATCTGGTCAAGTAGTTGCATGGAATATTTTTGACGCATCAACGATTTTAGGAAAGATTGAAGGACAGGGTCAAGTAGTGTTGACTGAAGAGCAATTAGCGAAAGTAAATGAAGAGCTTGTAAAAGCTGGTTTTACTGAAACCTTA
The Enterococcus silesiacus DNA segment above includes these coding regions:
- a CDS encoding universal stress protein UspA, which codes for MLTQTYKNILVGVDGSDQGNLAYQQAIEVAKRNNGRVIVAHVIENKVYTMMGYSSLNDSLLDQETENAKELLDDCKAYAKSVDFSNVEPVVTYGSAKDMMCKDLPEKYAVDLIMVGQSGLNAVERLMIGSVSSYIIRHAPCDVLIVHPEKKK